In Eschrichtius robustus isolate mEscRob2 chromosome 2, mEscRob2.pri, whole genome shotgun sequence, a single window of DNA contains:
- the LOC137758496 gene encoding protocadherin beta-17 gives METPLPKATQKRQVTAIIILLLLWEVGGAVIKYSILEERHSGSFVANLAKDLGLGLGELASRGARILSKGNKQHLQVEHKSGNLLLKEKLDREELCGDVDPCILHFQVLLKNPVQFIQGELQLQDVNDHAPEFLENEILLKISESSQTGTAFPLKIAQDLDVGSNTVQNYTISTNFHFHLFTRNRSDGRKYPELVLDKELDREEQPELRLTLTALDGGSPPKTGTSQVLIMVLDINDNAPEFARQLYEVQVPENSPIGSLVITVSARDLDAGTYGELSYSFFQSSNQVIQAFEVNTVTGDIRLKKMLDFEEIRSYRMEIEASDGGGLSGKCTVAIEVTDVNDNAPELTMSLLMNDIPENTPDTVVAIFGISDPDAGDNGKMMCYIQDHLPFLLKITVENFYTLVTEGALDRESRAEYNITITVTDMGTPRLKTEHNITVLVSDVNDNAPAFTQTSYTLSVRENNSPALHIGTVRATDRDAGANAQVTYSLLPPLDPHVPLASLVSINPDNGHLFALRSLDYEALRAFEFRVGAADRGSPALSSQALVRVLVADDNDNAPFVLYPLQNASAPCTELVPRAAEAGYLVTKVVAVDGDSGQNAWLSYQLLKATEPGLFGVWAHNGEVRTARLLSERDAAKHRLVVLVKDNGEPPLSASVTLHVLLVDGFSQPYLPAPEAEAADAAPAAPLTVHLVVALASVSSLFLFSVLVFVAVRLCRRGGAASVGRCSVPEGPFPGHLVDVSGTGTLSQSYQYEVCLMGGSGTRESKCLKPLVPNIMGEGVGTDTEDNSNFRNHFGFN, from the coding sequence ATGGAGACGCCGCTACCCAAAGCGACGCAAAAAAGGCAAGTGACTGCCATTATTATTCTATTACTATTGTGGGAGGTGGGTGGTGCGGTCATTAAGTATTCCATTCTAGAAGAGAGACACAGCGGCTCATTTGTGGCCAACCTAGCAAAAGATCTGGGGTTGGGCTTAGGAGAGCTGGCCTCGCGGGGCGCCCGGATTCTTTCCAAAGGGAATAAACAGCATTTGCAAGTCGAGCACAAGAGTGGGAATCTGCTCCTAAAAGAAAAACTGGACCGGGAAGAGTTGTGCGGTGACGTGGATCCATGTATACTGCATTTCCAGGTGTTACTGAAAAACCCGGTGCAGTTTATTCAAGGTGAATTACAGCTCCAAGACGTAAATGACCATGCCCCTGAGTTCCTGGAAAATGAAATCCTCCTGAAAATCTCAGAAAGTAGCCAGACAGGGACCGCATTTCCTTTGAAAATAGCTCAAGATTTAGATGTGGGCAGTAACACAGTTCAGAACTACACAATTAGCACCAACTTCCATTTCCACCTTTTCACTCGAAATCGCAGCGACGGCAGGAAATACCCGGAGCTGGTGTTGGACAAAGAGCTGGACCGTGAGGAGCAGCCAGAACTCAGGTTAACCCTCACGGCGCTGGATGGTGGGTCACCGCCAAAGACTGGGACTTCCCAGGTTCTCATCATGGTCCTGGACATAAATGACAACGCCCCTGAATTTGCTCGGCAGCTCTACGAGGTGCAGGTCCCAGAGAACAGCCCTATAGGCTCCCTTGTCATCACTGTCTCTGCCAGAGATTTGGATGCTGGGACCTACGGAGAGCTCTCCTACTCATTTTTCCAATCCTCAAATCAAGTCATTCAGGCCTTTGAAGTCAACACAGTCACGGGGGATAttcgattaaaaaaaatgttggatTTTGAGGAAATTCGATCTTACCGTATGGAAATTGAGGCCTCGGACGGCGGGGGTCTTTCAGGAAAATGCACTGTAGCCATAGAAGTGACGGATGTAAACGACAACGCCCCTGAATTGACCATGTCTTTACTCATGAATGATATCCCAGAAAACACCCCTGACACTGTGGTCGCTATTTTCGGAATTTCAGATCCAGACGCCGGGGACAATGGCAAAATGATGTGTTACATCCAAGACCATCTCCCCTTCCTTCTGAAAATTACTGTAGAAAATTTCTACACCTTGGTAACAGAAGGAGCGCTGGACAGAGAGAGCAGAGCCGAGTACAacatcaccatcaccgtcactGACATGGGAACCCCCAGGCTGAAAACCGAACACAACATAACCGTGCTGGTATCCGACGTCAACGACAACGCCCCCGCCTTCACCCAGACCTCCTACACCCTGTCCGTCCGCGAGAACAACAGCCCCGCCCTGCACATCGGCACCGTCCGCGCCACAGACAGAGACGCGGGCGCCAACGCCCAGGTCACCTACTCGCTGCTGCCGCCCCTCGACCCGCACGTGCCCCTGGCCTCCCTGGTGTCCATCAACCCGGACAACGGCCACCTGTTCGCCCTGAGGTCCCTGGACTACGAGGCCCTGCGGGCGTTCGAGTTCCGCGTGGGCGCCGCCGACCGCGGCTCGCCCGCGCTCAGCAGCCAGGCGCTGGTGCGCGTGCTCGTGGCGGACGACAACGACAACGCGCCCTTCGTGCTGTACCCGCTGCAGAACGCCTCGGCGCCCTGCACCGAGCTGGTGCCCAGGGCGGCCGAGGCGGGCTACCTGGTGACCAAGGTGGTGGCGGTGGACGGCGACTCGGGCCAGAACGCCTGGCTCTCGTACCAGCTGCTCAAGGCCACGGAGCCCGGGCTGTTCGGCGTGTGGGCGCACAACGGCGAGGTGCGCACGGCCCGGCTGCTGAGCGAGCGCGACGCGGCCAAGCACAGGCTGGTGGTGCTGGTCAAGGACAACGGCGAGCCGCCGCTGTCGGCCAGCGTCACGCTGCACGTGCTGCTGGTGGACGGCTTCTCGCAGCCCTACCTGCCGGCCCCGGAAGCGGAAGCGGCGGACGCGGCGCCGGCGGCCCCTCTCACCGTCCACCTGGTGGTCGCCTTGGCGTCGGTGTCTTCGCTCTTCCTCTTCTCGGTGCTGGTGTTCGTCGCGGTGCGGCTGtgcaggcggggcggggcggcctcGGTGGGTCGCTGCTCGGTGCCCGAGGGCCCCTTTCCGGGCCACCTGGTGGACGTCAGCGGCACGGGGACCCTGTCCCAGAGCTACCAGTACGAGGTGTGTctgatgggaggctctgggacCAGGGAGTCCAAGTGTCTGAAACCTCTTGTCCCCAACATCATGGGTGAAGGTGTTGGTACGGACACCGAGGATAACTCCAACTTTAGAAACCATTTTGGGTTCAATTAA
- the PCDHB6 gene encoding protocadherin beta-6: MEMVQTKVHHKKRQVVIFIILIILWEAGSESIQYSILEETESGTFVANLTKDLGLRMGELAARATQVVFKGNRQYLQFDPETCDLLLNEKLDREELCGSTEPCVLPFQVLLENPLQFFQAALLIRDINDHAPEFPAREMLLKISEITMPGKVFPLKMAQDLDAGSNSLQSYKISSNPHFHVLTRNRKDGRKSPELVLDKALDREEQPELRLILTALDGGSPPRSGTTKIQIVVLDINDNTPEFTQEFYEAQVPENSSLGSLVLTVSARDLDAGSFGEVSYALFQVDDVNQPFEINANTGEIRLRKTLDFEEFQSYQVDVEATDGGGLSGKCCLVIKVLDVNDNAPELTMSSLTSPIPENLPEIIVAVFSVSDADSGHNQQVTCSIDDNLPFLLRPSVENFYTLVTEGALDRESRAEYNITITVTDMGTPRLKTEHNITVLVSDVNDNAPAFTQTSYTLSVRENNSPALHIGTVRATDRDAGANAQVTYSLLPPLDAHVPLASLVSINPDNGHLFALRSLDYEALRAFEFRVGAADRGSPALSSQALVRVLVADDNDNAPFVLYPLQNASAPCTELVPRAAEAGYLVTKVVAVDGDSGQNAWLSYQLLKATEPGLFGVWAHNGEVRTARLLSERDAAKHRLVVLVKDNGEPPLSASVTLHVLLVDGFSQPYLPAPEAEAADAAPAAPLTVYLVVALASVSSLFLFSVLVFVAVRLCRRGGAASVGRCSVPEGPFPGHLVDVSGTGTLSQSYQYEVCLTGGPGTSEFKFLKPIHPNFPPQGTGREMEENPTVRNSFLFS; the protein is encoded by the coding sequence ATGGAGATGGTGCAAACAAAAGTACATCATAAGAAAAGGCAAGTGGTGATCTTcattatattgattattttgtggGAGGCAGGTTCAGAATCGATTCAGTATTCTATACTGGAGGAGACAGAAAGTGGCACATTTGTGGCCAACCTGACAAAGGACCTGGGACTCAGGATGGGAGAGCTGGCTGCCCGGGCCACCCAAGTTGTTTTTAAGGGGAATAGGCAGTATTTGCAGTTTGATCCAGAGACCTGTGATTTGCTGCTAAATGAGAAACTGGACCGGGAGGAGCTGTGCGGCTCTACTGAGCCCTGTGTGCTACCCTTCCAAGTGTTACTGGAAAATCCCTTGCAGTTTTTTCAGGCTGCCTTGCTAATTAGAGATATAAATGACCACGCCCCAGAGTTCCCCGCTAGAGAAATGCTACTAAAAATATCAGAAATTACTATGCCAGGAAAGGTATTTCCTTTGAAAATGGCACAGGATTTAGACGCTGGTAGCAACAGCCTTCAGAGCTACAAAATCAGCTCCAATCCTCACTTCCACGTTCTCACTCGGAACCGCAAGGACGGCAGGAAGTCCCCAGAGCTGGTACTGGACAAGGCGTTGGACCGTGAGGAGCAGCCCGAGCTCAGGCTAATCCTCACAGCGCTGGATGGGGGGTCTCCGCCCCGGTCTGGGACCACAAAAATTCAGATTGTGGTCTTGGACATCAATGACAACACCCCCGAGTTTACTCAGGAGTTCTATGAGGCCCAAGTCCCTGAAAATAGCTCCCTGGGCTCTCTGGTTCTCACCGTCTCAGCGAGAGATTTAGACGCAGGATCTTTTGGGGAGGTATCTTATGCCCTATTTCAAGTCGATGATGTTAACCAACCCTTCGAAATAAACGCAAATACGGGAGAAATTCGACTGAGAAAGACACTGGATTTTGAGGAATTTCAATCATATCAGGTGGATGTTGAGGCCACAGATGGTGGGGGACTATCAGGAAAATGCTGTTTAGTCATCAAGGTCCTGGACGTGAATGACAATGCTCCCGAATTGACTATGTCGTCACTCACCAGCCCCATCCCTGAAAACCTGCCAGAGATAATAGTGGCAGTTTTCAGTGTATCAGATGCAGATTCTGGACATAACCAACAGGTTACTTGTTCTATAGATGACAATCTCCCCTTTCTTCTAAGACCATCCGTTGAAAATTTCTACACCTTGGTAACAGAAGGAGCGCTGGACAGAGAGAGCAGAGCCGAGTACAacatcaccatcaccgtcactGACATGGGAACCCCCAGGCTGAAAACCGAACACAACATAACCGTGCTGGTGTCCGACGTCAACGACAACGCCCCCGCCTTCACCCAGACCTCCTACACCCTGTCCGTCCGCGAGAACAACAGCCCCGCCCTGCACATCGGCACCGTCCGCGCCACAGACAGAGACGCGGGCGCCAACGCCCAGGTCACCTACTCGCTGCTGCCGCCCCTCGACGCGCACGTGCCCCTGGCCTCCCTGGTGTCCATCAACCCGGACAACGGCCACCTGTTCGCCCTGAGGTCCCTGGACTACGAGGCCCTGCGGGCGTTCGAGTTCCGCGTGGGCGCCGCCGACCGCGGCTCGCCCGCGCTCAGCAGCCAGGCGCTGGTGCGCGTGCTCGTGGCGGACGACAACGACAACGCGCCCTTCGTGCTGTACCCGCTGCAGAACGCCTCGGCGCCCTGCACCGAGCTGGTGCCCAGGGCGGCCGAGGCGGGCTACCTGGTGACCAAGGTGGTGGCGGTGGACGGCGACTCGGGCCAGAACGCCTGGCTCTCGTACCAGCTGCTCAAGGCCACGGAGCCCGGGCTGTTCGGCGTGTGGGCGCACAACGGCGAGGTGCGCACGGCCCGGCTGCTGAGCGAGCGCGACGCGGCCAAGCACAGGCTGGTGGTGCTGGTCAAGGACAACGGCGAGCCGCCGCTGTCGGCCAGCGTCACGCTGCACGTGCTGCTGGTGGACGGCTTCTCGCAGCCCTACCTGCCGGCCCCGGAAGCGGAAGCGGCGGACGCGGCGCCCGCCGCCCCGCTCACCGTCTACCTGGTGGTCGCCTTGGCGTCGGTGTCGTCGCTCTTCCTCTTCTCGGTGCTGGTGTTCGTCGCGGTGCGGCTGtgcaggcggggcggggcggcctcGGTGGGTCGCTGCTCGGTGCCCGAGGGCCCCTTTCCGGGCCACCTGGTGGACGTCAGCGGCACGGGGACCCTGTCCCAGAGCTACCAGTACGAGGTGTGTCTGACGGGAGGCCCTGGGACCAGCGAGTTCAAGTTTCTGAAACCTATTCACCCTAACTTCCCTCCCCAGGGCACTGGGAGGGAAATGGAGGAAAACCCCACCGTTCGGAATAGTTTCCTGTTCAGTTAA
- the LOC137759611 gene encoding protocadherin beta-5 produces METAPAKTLQKRQVIFLAILLLLWEAGSEAVRYSMPEETESGSFVATLAKDLGLRVGELATRGARIHYKGNKQLLQLDVTTGNLLLCEKLDREVLCGATDPCILHFQLLLENPVQFFQADLQLTDINDHSPEFLEREMLLKIPENVQTGTVFPLKIAQDFDIGSNTIQNYTISPNSHFHVVTHNRGDGRKYPELVLDKPLDREEGPELSLTLTALDSGAPPRSGTTAVRIEVVDINDNAPEFLQSVYEVQIPENSPLNSLVVTVSARDLDAGTNGNVAYALFQGDEVTQLFVIDEITGEIRLKRALDFESTRYYNVEVAATDGGGLSGKCTVVIEVVDVNDNVPELTMSTLTSSTPENSPETVVAVFSVSDPDSGDNGRMVCSIQNDLPFLLKPTFKNFYTLVTERPLDRESRAEYNVTITVTDMGTPRLKTEHNITVLVSDVNDNAPAFTQTSYTLSVRENNSPALHIGTVRATDRDAGANAQVTYSLLPPLDPHVPLASLVSINPDNGHLFALRSLDYEALRAFEFRVGAADRGSPALSSQALVRVLVADDNDNAPFVLYPLQNASAPCTELVPRAAEAGYLVTKVVAVDGDSGQNAWLSYQLLKATEPGLFGVWAHNGEVRTARLLSERDAAKHRLVVLVKDNGEPPLSASVTLHVLLVDGFSQPYLPAPEAEAADAAPAAPLTVYLVVALASVSSLFLFSVLVFVAVRLCRRGGAASVGRCSVPEGPFPGHLVDVSGTGTLSQSYQYEVCLTGGSGLNEFKFLKPILPNLPPQGAGEEIEENANFRNSFGFS; encoded by the coding sequence ATGGAGACTGCACCAGCAAAAACGCTACAGAAAAGGCAAGTTATCTTTCTTGCTATATTGTTGCTTTTGTGGGAGGCTGGCTCTGAAGCAGTTAGGTATTCCATgccagaagaaacagaaagtggGTCTTTTGTGGCCACCCTGGCAAAAGACCTGGGGCTCAGGGTGGGGGAACTGGCCACTCGGGGCGCGCGAATCCATTACAAAGGAAATAAACAGCTCTTGCAGCTGGATGTAACGACCGGGAATTTGCTTCTATGTGAAAAACTAGACCGGGAGGTGCTGTGTGGGGCGACCGATCCCTGCATACTGCATTTCCAACTATTACTGGAAAACCCGGTGCAGTTTTTTCAAGCTGATCTGCAGCTCACAGATATAAATGACCATTCCCCAGAGTTCCTCGAGAGGGAAATGCTCCTAAAAATCCCAGAAAACGTCCAGACAGGGACTGTGTTTCCTTTGAAAATAGCTCAGGACTTTGACATAGGTAGCAACACTATTCAGAATTACACAATCAGCCCCAACTCCCATTTTCATGTTGTCACTCATAATCGCGGAGATGGCAGAAAATACCCAGAACTGGTGCTGGACAAACCGCTGGATCGGGAGGAAGGGCCTGAGCTCAGTTTAACCCTCACGGCGCTGGATAGTGGGGCTCCGCCCAGGTCCGGGACCACTGCAGTCCGCATTGAAGTCGTGGACATCAACGACAACGCCCCTGAGTTTTTACAGTCGGTCTATGAGGTACAGATTCCGGAGAACAGCCCCCTAAACTCCTTAGTTGTCACTGTCTCCGCCCGAGATTTAGATGCAGGAACGAATGGGAATGTAGCCTACGCTCTATTCCAAGGTGATGAAGTTACTCAACTGTTTGTAATAGACGAAATAACAGGAGAAATTCGTCTGAAAAGGGCATTGGATTTCGAGTCAACTCGATATTATAACGTGGAGGTTGCAGCCACAGACGGCGGGGGCCTTTCAGGAAAATGCACTGTAGTTATAGAAGTGGTGGATGTGAACGACAACGTCCCTGAACTGACCATGTCGACGCTCACCAGCTCTACCCCAGAAAACTCCCCAGAGACTGTGGTGGCCGTTTTCAGTGTTTCTGATCCAGATTCCGGGGACAACGGTAGGATGGTTTGCTCCATCCAGAATGATCTCCCCTTTCTCTTGAAACCCACATTCAAAAACTTTTACACCCTAGTGACCGAGAGGCCACTGGACAGAGAGAGCAGAGCGGAATACAACGTCACCATCACCGTCACAGATATGGGGACACCGAGACTGAAAACCGAGCACAACATAACCGTGCTGGTGTCCGACGTCAACGACAACGCCCCCGCCTTCACCCAGACCTCCTACACCCTGTCCGTCCGCGAGAACAACAGCCCCGCCCTGCACATCGGCACCGTCCGCGCCACAGACAGAGACGCGGGCGCCAACGCCCAGGTCACCTACTCGCTGCTGCCGCCCCTCGACCCGCACGTGCCCCTGGCCTCCCTGGTGTCCATCAACCCGGACAACGGCCACCTGTTCGCCCTGAGGTCCCTGGACTACGAGGCCCTGCGGGCGTTCGAGTTCCGCGTGGGCGCCGCCGACCGCGGCTCGCCCGCGCTCAGCAGCCAGGCGCTGGTGCGCGTGCTCGTGGCGGACGACAACGACAACGCGCCCTTCGTGCTGTACCCGCTGCAGAACGCCTCGGCGCCCTGCACCGAGCTGGTGCCCAGGGCGGCCGAGGCGGGCTACCTGGTGACCAAGGTGGTGGCGGTGGACGGCGACTCGGGCCAGAACGCCTGGCTCTCGTACCAGCTGCTCAAGGCCACGGAGCCCGGGCTGTTCGGCGTGTGGGCGCACAACGGCGAGGTGCGCACGGCCCGGCTGCTGAGCGAGCGCGACGCGGCCAAGCACAGGCTGGTGGTGCTGGTCAAGGACAACGGCGAGCCGCCGCTGTCGGCCAGCGTCACGCTGCACGTGCTGCTGGTGGACGGCTTCTCGCAGCCCTACCTGCCGGCCCCGGAAGCGGAAGCGGCGGACGCGGCGCCCGCCGCCCCGCTCACCGTCTACCTGGTGGTCGCCTTGGCGTCGGTGTCGTCGCTCTTCCTCTTCTCGGTGCTGGTGTTCGTCGCGGTGCGGCTGtgcaggcggggcggggcggcctcGGTGGGTCGCTGCTCGGTGCCCGAGGGCCCCTTTCCGGGCCACCTGGTGGACGTCAGCGGCACGGGGACCCTGTCCCAGAGCTACCAGTACGAGGTGTGTCTGACGGGAGGCTCCGGGTTAAATGAGTTTAAATTCTTGAAGCCGATTCTCCCCAACCTCCCGCCCCAGGGTGCTGGTGAAGAAATAGAGGAAAACGCCAACTTCCGGAATAGCTTTGGATTCAGTTAG